A genomic window from Camelina sativa cultivar DH55 chromosome 2, Cs, whole genome shotgun sequence includes:
- the LOC104741965 gene encoding DNA polymerase delta catalytic subunit: MNRGGGNSKKRPPPSNPPPAIKHRATGNSTPSPAIGTLEDDFMVEEDVFLDEALLYGEDDEESLILRDIEERESRSSAWARPPLSPAYLSNSQSIIFQQLEIDSIVSETHKELLPGSSGQAPIIRMFGVTKEGNSVCCFVHGFEPYFYIACPPGMGPDDISQFHQTLEGRMRESNKNAKVPKFVRRIEMVQKRSIMYYQQQKSQNFLKITVALPTMVASCRGILDRGLQIDGLGMKSFQTFESNILFVLRFMVDRDIVGGNWIEVPTGKYKKNARTLSYCQLEFHCLYSDLISHAAEGEYSKMAPFRVLSFDIECAGRKGHFPEAKHDPVIQIANLVTLQGEDHPFVRNVMTLKSCAPIVGVDVMSFETEREVLLAWRDLIRDVDPDIIIGYNICKFDLPYLIERAATLGIEEFPLLGRVKNSRVRIRDSTFSSRQQGIRESKETTIEGRFQFDLIQAIHRDHKLSSYSLNSVSAHFLSEQKEDVHHSIITDLQNGNAETRRRLAVYCLKDAYLPQRLLDKLMFIYNYVEMARVTGVPISFLLARGQSIKVLSQLLRKAKQKNMVLPNAKQSGSEQGTYEGATVLEARTGFYEKPIATLDFASLYPSIMMAYNLCYCTLVTPEDVRKLNLPPEHVTRTPSGDTFVKQSLQKGILPEILEELLTARKRAKADLKEAKDPLAKAVLDGRQLALKISANSVYGFTGATIGQLPCLEISSSVTSYGRQMIEQTKKLVEDKFTTLGGYEYNAEVIYGDTDSVMVQFGVSDVETAMNLGREAAEHISGTFIKPIKLEFEKVYFPYLLINKKRYAGLLWTNPQQFDKMDTKGIETVRRDNCLLVKNLVTESLNKILIDRDVPGAAEYVKKTISDLLMNRIDLSLLVITKGLTKAGDDYEVKSAHGELAERMRKRDAATAPNVGDRVPYVIIKAAKGAKAYERSEDPIYVLQNNIPIDPNYYLENQISKPLLRIFEPVLKNASKELLHGSHTRSISIATPSNSGIMKFAKKQLSCVGCKVPISNGTLCASCKGREAELYCKNVSQVADLEEVFGRLWTQCQECQGSLHQDVLCTSRDCPIFYRRMKAQKDMAVAKQQLERWSF, translated from the exons ATGAATAGAGGCGGCGGCAATTCCAAAAAGCGACCGCCTCCGTCAAATCCCCCACCGGCGATAAAGCATCGAGCCACCGGTAATTCAACACCATCTCCGGCCATCGGAACCCTAGAAGATGATTTTATGGTGGAAGAAGACGTGTTTCTTGACGAGGCTCTCTTGTACGGCGAAGACGACGAAGAATCCCTAATTCTCCGTGACATCGAGGAGCGTGAATCGCGTTCTTCCGCTTGGGCTCGACCTCCGCTCTCACCTGCTTATCTCTCAAATTCGCAGAGTATCA TTTTCCAACAATTGGAGATTGACTCTATAGTTTCGGAGACTCATAAGGAGCTGTTACCGGGTTCTTCAGGGCAAGCTCCAATCATTAGGATGTTTGGGGTTACCAAAGAAG GTAACAGTGTATGTTGCTTTGTTCATGGATTTGAGCCCTACTTCTACATTGCTTGCCCTCCTGGTATGGGACCTGACGATATTTCTCAATTCCATCAGACTCTCGAG GGAAGGATGAGGGAATCCAATAAAAATGCCAAGGTCCCGAAGTTTGTCCGTCGTATAGAAATGGTGCAGAAAAGAAGCATTATGTATTACCAACagcaaaaatcccaaaattttcTGAAGATTACAGTTGCATTACCGACTATGGTAGCCAGCTGTCGCG GTATCCTTGATAGAGGCTTACAAATTGATGGATTGGGTATGAAGAGCTTCCAAACATTTGAGAGCAATATTCTTTTCGTTCTACGTTTCATGGTTGATCGTGATATTGTCGGAGGAAATTGGATTGAAGTACCTACTGGGAAATATAAGAAGAACGCAAGAACTTTGTCATACTGCCAGTTGGAGTTCCATTGCCT GTACTCAGATCTAATCAGTCATGCTGCAGAAGGTGAATACTCAAAAATGGCTCCCTTCCGTGTACTAAGTTTTGATATTGAGTGCGCAGGTCGTAAAGGACACTTTCCTGAGGCTAAGCATGATCCTGTAATCCAG ATAGCGAACCTTGTTACTCTTCAGGGAGAGGATCACCCATTTGTACGCAATGTCATGACTCTTAAGTCATGTGCTCCAATCGTAGGCGTAGATGTCATGTCTTTTGAAACAGAAAGAGAAGTCTTGCTTGCTTGGAGG GATTTGATTCGTGATGTTGATCCTGATATCATCATTGGTTATAACATCTGCAAATTCGATTTACCTTACCTGATTGAG AGAGCTGCAACACTAGGAATAGAGGAATTTCCTCTTCTTGGTCGTGTAAAGAACAGTAGGGTCCGGATCAGAGACTCAACATTTTCATCGAG ACAACAAGGGATAAGGGAAAGTAAAGAAACCACAATTGAAGGAAGATTTCAATTTGACCTGATTCAG GCAATACATAGAGACCACAAATTAAGTTCTTATTCGCTGAATTCTGTCTCAGCTCACTTTCTTTCCGAGCAG AAAGAGGATGTCCATCATTCTATAATAACTGATCTCCAAAATGGGAATGCGGAAACCAGGAGGCGTCTTGCTGTTTATTGTTTGAAG GATGCATATCTCCCTCAGAGGCTTCTGGACAAActgatgtttatatataattatgtcgAAATGGCTCGTGTAACTGGTGTCCCTATTTCCTTCCTTCTTGCTAGAGGACAGAGTATCAAG GTTCTATCTCAGCTTCTTAGGAAAgctaaacagaaaaatatggTTCTTCCGAATGCTAAACAGTCAGGGTCCGAACAAGGAACTTATGAAGGCGCAACT GTCTTAGAAGCAAGAACAGGTTTCTATGAAAAACCAATTGCAACTTTGGATTTTGCTTCACTGTACCCGTCAATTATGATGGCATATAATCTGTGCTACTGCACCTTG GTGACACCTGAAGATGTACGCAAACTGAATCTTCCACCTGAACATGTCACTAGAACTCCATCAGGGGACACATTTGTTAAGCAGAGCTTGCAAAAG GGTATACTTCCAGAAATTCTCGAAGAGCTTCTTACTGCCCGTAAAAGAGCCAAAGCAGATTTAAAG GAGGCTAAGGACCCCCTTGCAAAGGCTGTTTTAGACGGTAGGCAGTTGGCATTGAAG ATCAGTGCAAATTCTGTCTATGGGTTTACGGGAGCCACTATTGGGCAGTTACCATGCTTAGAAATATCCTCAAGTGTAACTAGCTATG GTCGTCAGATGATTGAACAAACGAAGAAACTTGTGGAAGATAAATTCACAACACTAGGCGGGTATGAATACAATGCAGAg GTCATTTATGGAGACACGGATTCAGTCATGGTGCAATTTGGAGTATCGGATGTAGAAACTGCGATGAACTTGGGGAGGGAAGCTGCGGAACATATTAGCGGAACTTTTATCAAA CCCATCAAATTGGAGTTTGAAAAGGTTTATTTCCCCTATCTGCTGATTAACAAGAAGAGGTATGCTGGTTTGCTATGGACAAATCCTCAACAGTTTGACAAAATGGACACCAAAG GAATCGAGACAGTACGAAGAGATAATTGTTTACTGGTTAAGAACCTCGTGACTGAGAGTCTTAACAAAATTCTTATTGATAGAGATGTTCCAGGCGCAGCTGAGTATGTTAAGAAAACCATTTCGGATCTTCTCATGAACCGTATTGACTTATCACTTTTGGTGATTACAAAG GGTCTAACGAAAGCAGGAGATGATTATGAAGTTAAATCAGCTCATGGTGAACTTGCTGAACGCATGCGTAAG AGGGATGCTGCTACAGCGCCAAATGTTGGGGATCGAGTGCCGTATGTTATTATAAAAGCTGCTAAAGGTGCCAAG GCTTATGAACGGTCAGAAGATCCTATCTACGTGCTACAAAATAACATCCCTATAGACCCAAATTACTACTTGGAGAATCAGATTAGCAAG CCACTGCTTAGGATTTTTGAGCCAGTCTTGAAAAATGCTAGCAAGGAACTTCTCCACGGAAGTCACACTAGGTCAATATCAATTGCTACTCCTTCAAACAGCGGCATAATGAAATTTGCTAAGAAACAACTGAGCTGTGTTGGCTGCAAAGTTCCGATCAG CAATGGAACACTATGCGCAAGTTGCAAGGGAAGAGAAGCCGAGTTGTACTGCAAAAACGTGTCTCAAG TGGCGGACCTAGAAGAAGTTTTTGGGAGGCTGTGGACCCAGTGCCAGGAGTGTCAAGGCTCTCTCCATCAAGATGTCTTGTGCACCAG TCGAGATTGTCCTATATTTTACCGGAGAATGAAAGCACAAAAAGACATGGCTGTGGCCAAGCAACAACTCGAACGCTGGAGCTTCTAA